From the Helicobacter pylori genome, one window contains:
- a CDS encoding DNA/RNA non-specific endonuclease: protein MKTFKNWLCFSLIAMSWLQADMLDNFTKAINSYTAKKLNEIKDQVNSANPAKNHNPTHNANGMLTNIDCKVLKNNFYSVCYSSELKNPIYGVSVLFGDLVDKNNIEKRYEFKTDTRLAEYQQATTKDYTKSGFDRGHFVANDASFDFASNPLRETYRMTNITPEAKNTNRHSVLLVEKEGRNLARKYHQVLVEELTIIKQGYRTFSSKNIAIPSGFWYHYDTSLTDSYENAKSECFYIPNDNQKYPLQEMRRDCKEYERVEKQVVFKNNKNAELNELPKYMNNSKKY, encoded by the coding sequence ATGAAAACCTTTAAAAACTGGCTCTGTTTTAGCCTGATCGCTATGAGTTGGCTCCAAGCGGACATGTTGGATAATTTCACTAAGGCTATTAACAGCTACACCGCTAAAAAGCTTAATGAAATCAAGGATCAAGTCAACAGCGCTAATCCTGCTAAAAACCACAATCCCACTCATAACGCTAATGGCATGCTCACTAACATTGATTGTAAGGTCTTAAAAAATAACTTCTATTCGGTGTGTTATTCTAGCGAATTAAAAAACCCTATTTATGGCGTGAGCGTGTTGTTTGGGGATTTAGTGGATAAAAACAATATTGAAAAACGCTATGAGTTTAAAACGGACACACGATTAGCGGAGTATCAACAAGCCACGACAAAAGACTACACAAAAAGCGGTTTTGATAGGGGGCATTTTGTGGCGAATGACGCTTCTTTTGATTTTGCCTCTAATCCTTTAAGAGAGACTTACAGAATGACTAATATCACCCCTGAAGCCAAAAACACCAACAGGCATTCTGTTTTATTGGTGGAAAAAGAGGGCCGTAATTTGGCCAGGAAATACCACCAAGTTTTAGTAGAAGAACTTACTATCATCAAACAGGGTTACAGGACTTTTAGCTCTAAGAATATCGCTATCCCTAGCGGCTTTTGGTACCACTATGATACAAGCCTAACGGATAGCTATGAAAACGCTAAAAGCGAATGCTTTTATATCCCTAATGACAACCAAAAATACCCCTTACAAGAAATGAGAAGAGATTGCAAAGAATACGAACGAGTTGAAAAGCAAGTGGTTTTTAAGAACAATAAAAACGCTGAGTTGAATGAATTGCCTAAATACATGAATAATTCTAAGAAGTATTAA
- a CDS encoding prephenate dehydrogenase, translated as MKAGIIGLGLMGGSLGLALQEWGRFKSVIGYDHNALHAKLALTLGLVDECVEFEKILECDVIFLAIPVEGIIECLKKMTPIKKSATIIDLGGAKAQILHNIPKSIRQNFIAAHPMCGTEFYGPKASVKGLYENALVILCDLEDSGTEQVELAKEIFLGIKSRLIKMKSNEHDTHVAYISHLPHVLSYALANSVLKQNDPEMILSLAGGGFRDMSRLSKSSPLMWKDIFKQNRDNVLEAIEKCEKEIAQAKAWIENNDYESLAEWMTQANKLQEFM; from the coding sequence ATGAAAGCAGGCATTATTGGTTTAGGGCTTATGGGGGGGAGTTTAGGGCTAGCCTTACAAGAATGGGGGCGTTTTAAAAGCGTTATAGGCTATGATCATAACGCTTTGCATGCTAAATTGGCTTTGACTTTGGGGCTTGTAGATGAATGCGTGGAATTTGAAAAGATTTTAGAATGCGATGTGATTTTTCTGGCTATTCCGGTTGAGGGCATCATTGAATGTTTGAAAAAAATGACTCCTATCAAAAAAAGCGCAACGATTATTGATTTAGGGGGGGCAAAAGCGCAAATCCTTCACAATATCCCTAAAAGCATTCGTCAAAATTTCATCGCCGCGCACCCCATGTGCGGGACAGAGTTTTATGGCCCTAAAGCGAGCGTTAAAGGGCTGTATGAAAACGCCCTTGTGATATTGTGCGATTTAGAAGATTCAGGGACTGAGCAAGTAGAACTCGCTAAAGAAATCTTTCTAGGCATTAAATCGCGCTTGATCAAGATGAAATCCAACGAGCATGACACCCATGTGGCTTATATCAGCCATTTACCCCATGTTTTGAGCTACGCGTTAGCTAACAGCGTTTTAAAGCAAAACGACCCAGAGATGATTTTATCCTTAGCGGGTGGGGGGTTTAGGGACATGAGCCGTTTGTCTAAAAGCTCGCCTTTAATGTGGAAGGATATTTTCAAACAGAACCGAGACAATGTCTTAGAAGCGATTGAAAAATGCGAAAAAGAAATCGCGCAAGCTAAGGCTTGGATAGAAAATAACGATTATGAGAGTCTCGCAGAATGGATGACGCAAGCGAACAAACTCCAGGAGTTCATGTAA
- the lon gene encoding endopeptidase La, whose product MTEDFPKILPLLVEEDTFLYPFMIAPIFLQNNASIKAAAYAKNNKSLVFIACQKDKLNDNEAPYYDVGVIGSVMREANMPNGRVKLLFNGIAKGRILEPAKENEQGFLEAQISPIEYLEYDKENIQAIVEVLKEKVITLANVSSLFPPDLIKALEDNDDPNRIADLIAAALHLKKDQAYFLFANNNTEQRLLDLIDIVIEETKTQKLQKEIKSKVHQKMEQTNKEYFLKEQLKQIQKELGTDKQRDEDLNQYYQKLESVKPFLKEEAFKEIKKQIDRLSRTHADSSDSATLQNYVETMLDVPFGQYEKKALDIKHVKEQLDNDHYSLKRPKERIVEYFATMQLLEMRHKKKPEKKDKTKGTILCFYGPPGVGKTSLANSIAKAIERPLVRIALGGLEDVNELRGHRRTYIGSMPGRIVQGLIEAKKMNPVMVLDEIDKVDRSVRGDPASALLEILDPEQNIAFRDHYANFSIDLSQVIFIATANNIDRIPAPLRDRMEFISVSSYTPSEKEEIAKNYLIPQELEKHALKPSEVDISHECLKLIIEKYTREAGVRDLRRQIATIMRKAALKYLEDNPHKKGRTKKSEDKDKKGGNEENEKRGESKDFCVSITPDNLKEYLERMVFEIDPIDEENKIGIVNGLAWTPVGGDVLKIEAVKIRGKGELKLTGSLGDVMKESAIIAFSVVKVLLDNETLKAPKIPSEADAENKKKKKALKVYNAYDLHLHVPEGATPKDGPSAGIAMASVMASILCDRAIRSEVAMTGELTLSGEVLPIGGLKEKLIAAFKAGIKTALIPVKNYERDLDEIPTEVRENLNIVAVKNIAEVLEKTLL is encoded by the coding sequence ATGACTGAAGATTTTCCTAAAATTCTGCCTTTATTGGTAGAAGAAGACACCTTTTTATACCCCTTTATGATAGCCCCTATTTTCTTACAAAATAATGCGAGCATCAAGGCAGCAGCTTACGCTAAAAACAATAAATCGTTAGTCTTTATTGCATGCCAAAAAGACAAATTGAACGATAATGAAGCCCCTTATTATGATGTGGGGGTGATAGGCTCTGTCATGCGTGAAGCCAACATGCCTAATGGACGCGTGAAATTGCTCTTTAATGGCATCGCTAAGGGGCGTATTTTAGAGCCTGCCAAAGAAAACGAGCAAGGCTTTTTGGAAGCTCAAATAAGCCCTATTGAATATTTAGAATACGATAAAGAAAACATTCAGGCTATTGTGGAAGTGTTAAAAGAAAAGGTGATCACTCTAGCCAATGTCAGCTCACTCTTCCCCCCGGATTTGATCAAGGCTTTAGAAGACAATGACGATCCTAACCGCATCGCTGATTTAATCGCAGCGGCCTTGCATTTAAAAAAAGATCAAGCGTATTTTCTTTTTGCGAACAACAACACCGAACAGCGCTTGTTGGATTTGATTGATATTGTGATAGAAGAGACTAAAACCCAAAAACTCCAAAAAGAAATCAAATCCAAAGTCCATCAAAAAATGGAGCAAACCAATAAGGAATATTTCTTAAAAGAACAGCTCAAGCAAATCCAAAAAGAGCTTGGCACAGACAAACAGCGAGATGAGGATTTAAACCAATACTACCAAAAACTAGAAAGCGTCAAGCCTTTTTTAAAAGAAGAAGCGTTTAAAGAGATTAAAAAGCAAATTGACCGACTGAGCCGAACCCATGCGGACAGCTCAGATAGCGCGACTTTGCAAAATTATGTTGAAACCATGCTGGATGTGCCTTTTGGGCAATATGAAAAAAAAGCACTAGACATTAAGCATGTCAAAGAGCAATTGGATAACGATCATTATTCCTTAAAAAGGCCTAAAGAGCGCATTGTGGAATACTTTGCCACCATGCAGCTTTTAGAAATGCGCCACAAGAAAAAACCAGAAAAAAAAGACAAAACTAAAGGCACGATTTTATGCTTTTATGGGCCTCCTGGCGTGGGTAAAACGAGTTTAGCTAATTCCATCGCTAAAGCGATAGAGCGTCCTTTAGTTCGGATCGCTTTAGGGGGCTTAGAAGACGTGAATGAACTAAGAGGGCACAGGCGCACTTACATAGGCTCCATGCCCGGGCGCATTGTCCAAGGGCTTATTGAAGCTAAAAAGATGAATCCGGTCATGGTTTTAGATGAAATTGATAAGGTGGATAGGAGTGTTAGGGGCGATCCAGCGAGCGCTTTATTAGAGATTTTAGACCCTGAGCAAAATATCGCTTTTAGGGATCATTATGCGAATTTCAGCATTGATTTGTCGCAAGTGATTTTTATCGCTACCGCCAATAATATTGACAGGATCCCAGCTCCCTTAAGAGACAGAATGGAATTTATCAGCGTGTCCAGCTACACGCCTAGCGAAAAAGAAGAGATCGCTAAAAACTACCTCATCCCCCAAGAATTAGAAAAGCACGCCTTAAAGCCTAGCGAAGTGGATATTAGCCATGAGTGCTTGAAACTCATTATTGAAAAATACACCAGAGAAGCGGGCGTTAGGGATTTACGAAGACAGATCGCAACGATTATGCGTAAAGCGGCTTTAAAATACCTAGAGGATAACCCGCACAAAAAAGGGCGAACCAAAAAAAGCGAAGACAAAGATAAAAAAGGCGGAAATGAAGAAAACGAAAAAAGAGGTGAGAGTAAAGACTTCTGCGTCTCTATCACGCCTGATAACCTTAAAGAGTATTTAGAACGCATGGTGTTTGAAATTGACCCCATAGATGAAGAAAATAAAATCGGTATCGTCAATGGCTTGGCATGGACTCCAGTGGGCGGTGATGTGCTTAAAATTGAAGCGGTTAAGATTAGGGGCAAGGGGGAATTGAAACTCACCGGGAGTTTAGGCGATGTGATGAAAGAATCCGCCATTATTGCCTTTTCTGTTGTCAAAGTCTTATTGGATAACGAAACCTTAAAAGCGCCCAAAATCCCTAGCGAGGCCGATGCAGAGAATAAGAAAAAGAAAAAAGCGCTGAAAGTTTATAACGCTTACGATTTGCACTTGCATGTCCCTGAAGGGGCTACGCCCAAAGACGGCCCGAGTGCTGGGATCGCTATGGCGAGCGTGATGGCGAGCATTTTGTGCGATAGGGCTATAAGAAGCGAAGTGGCGATGACAGGCGAATTGACTTTGAGCGGGGAAGTTTTACCCATAGGAGGGTTGAAAGAAAAATTGATCGCTGCTTTTAAAGCCGGCATCAAAACCGCTCTCATTCCTGTCAAAAATTACGAAAGGGATTTAGATGAGATCCCTACTGAAGTGCGAGAGAATTTAAACATCGTTGCGGTGAAAAACATCGCTGAAGTGTTAGAAAAAACCTTGCTTTGA
- a CDS encoding outer membrane protein assembly factor BamD has translation MRLKHFKTFLFIIMAVIVIGTGCANKKKKKDEYNKPAIFWYQGILREILFANLETADNYYSSLQSEHINSPLVPEAMLALGQAHMKKKEYVLASFYFDEYIKRFGTKDNVDYLTFLKLQSHYYAFKNHSKDQEFISNAIVSLGEFIEKYPNSRYRPYVEYMQIKFILGQNELNRAIANVYKKRHKPEGVKRYLERIDETLEKETKPKPSHMPWYVLIFDW, from the coding sequence ATGCGTTTAAAACATTTTAAGACATTCCTTTTTATCATAATGGCGGTGATTGTGATAGGCACCGGTTGCGCGAATAAAAAGAAAAAAAAAGATGAATACAACAAACCGGCGATTTTTTGGTATCAAGGGATTTTGAGAGAAATCCTTTTTGCTAATTTAGAAACAGCGGACAATTACTATTCTTCTTTACAGAGCGAACACATCAACTCCCCCCTTGTCCCAGAGGCGATGCTAGCCTTAGGGCAAGCGCACATGAAAAAGAAAGAGTATGTTTTAGCGTCTTTTTACTTTGATGAATACATCAAGCGCTTTGGGACTAAGGACAATGTGGATTATTTGACCTTTTTGAAACTGCAATCGCATTATTACGCTTTTAAAAACCATTCTAAAGACCAGGAATTTATCTCTAACGCTATTGTGAGTTTAGGCGAATTTATAGAAAAATACCCTAACAGCCGTTACCGCCCCTATGTAGAATACATGCAAATCAAATTCATTTTAGGGCAAAATGAACTCAATCGCGCGATCGCGAATGTCTATAAAAAACGCCACAAGCCTGAGGGCGTGAAACGCTATTTAGAAAGGATAGATGAGACTTTAGAAAAAGAGACTAAACCCAAACCATCGCACATGCCTTGGTATGTGTTAATTTTTGATTGGTAG